Genomic window (Armatimonadota bacterium):
CGGTGTAGGCCCGGTTCAAGGCATCGACGGTGCCGTACTTTTGGCGGAGATAGCCTTGCCACCTGAGCGCGAGCTTGCTCGTGACCCCGTTGGCCGGGACACGGAACCCGGCCTTCCACTGATCCCCTGGCAGATCGGCCAGAAACTTGGCGTAGGCCCCGACGGTCGCTGGACCGGCCTCGCCGCCGATGGTGTTCGAAGCGATCACGTCCGCATCTCCCGCGTACTTGTCGTCCCGGTATTTGGTTTGGAGCTCACGGTCGTCGGCCCAGTACGCAGGAACGATCTTATTGTCGTTCTGGTCGGTAGGCCCCTTGAACCCGGTCGAGACCATGAAGAAGAACGGATAGACCGTGGTGACAGCCCCGGCCGTTAGGAGCAGGTAGACGACCGCCTGGGCGATCCGCGCCCGAGGTGACCGTCGACCGACCTTTCCGACGAGTGGCATCCTTGAGATTGTCCCCTATCGGAGGGCGGAAGTTGCCGGCGGACGCGATCGGCCCCCCTCCGGCAGCAAGCGACCCCAAGCACCCTTACCAGGATCCTGAAAATCCCGGTAAAAACCCCTATAACCAGTATTTTTACTAGTCAGACCCGTAATCCTGACAGGGAATGAGCCCTCAGAAGGTTCACAACGGGCCGCCCAGGGAAGGGCGGGTCAGCGGCCTTCAAGGAAGAAAAACGCAATGTCCTTTCGCGTGAACAACAACGTCGTGGCGATGACCGCCTACCGCAACCTCTCGTCGACCGGTTCGTCGATCGCCACCTCCATCACCCGCCTGTCCACAGGCCTCCGCATCAACTCGGGTGCCGACGATCCGGCCGGCCTCATCGCCTCTGAGAACTTCCGCCGGCAGATCAGTGGCATGGACGCCGCTCTTCGGAACAACCAGGACGCTCTTAACTACGCTAAGACCGCCGACGGCGCGCTCGACGAAGTGAGCCGACTGCTCCGCGACGCCCGGGCCTTGGCCGTCGCGAACGGGAACAGCACCGTCGACGCCAACCAGAAGCAGGCGAACCAGAACCAATTGAACAACATCCTGGCATCGATCGACCGCATCGCCCAGACCACGAGTTTCGGTGACAAGAAGCTCCTCGACGGAAGCGCTGGAACATACGGGACGGTCAACAATCCGTCTAAGATCACGTCCGTCAACCTCGCCGGAACGATCGGCGGCGTTTCGATGAATCAGAGCGGCACGATGGACATTACGTTCTCGGCGAACGCGGCCAAGGCGGCCCTTGCCGGTACGAAGACGTACACGAACGGCCAGACCACGGCTTTGACGACCGCGGGCACGTTCTCGATCAACGGCTACAGCTTCAACGTCCAATCCGGCGACACCGTTGCCGACATTGTTTCGAAGGTCAATTCGGCCGCCGCCAACACGGGTATCGAAGCGAACTTCAACACGACGACCAGTACGATCGACTTGAAGTCGACTGAATACGGAAGCGACGTCCACATCAACCTCACCGACGGCAGCGCAACGTTGCTTTCGGCCTCGGGGAGTTCGAGTGCGGTCGGCGCCGACGCGGCAGCGACCATCACTTACAAGGATTCGCTCGGTGGAACCTTGGCCACGGCTGCGTTCACCCGCGGCAAGGGTCTCAACCTCCGCGATGCCGACGGGAACTCGATCAGCCTGACCTCGAACGGTGGCACGGCCGGCGGCACGGTCACGGGCGGCATCCAGGTGACGGCCGGCCAGAGTTCGTTCCAGATCGGTGCGAACGCGGACCAGACGGCGAACCTGAACCTTGGGAGCTTCAATGCGGGCGCCCTTGGGCTGGCTTCACTGGACATCACGGTCAGTGACATGACGACCGCTCTCGATACGCTGGACTTGGCGATCAAGCAGGTGTCGACGTCCCGTGGCAACATCGGCAGCTTCATGAGCAATTCGATCGAGTCGAACATGCGGTCGCTCAGCGTCACGAAGGAGAACCTCATCTCCACTGAATCGACGATCCGCGACATCGATATCGCTCAAGAGATGACCAACTACACGAAGCTCCAGATCCTCCAGCAGTCGGGACTCTCGGTCCTTGCGCAAGCCAACCAGGCACCGCAAGCCGTGCTTTCCCTGCTCCGGAGCTAGTCTTGAGCTCAGACCGAATTTCAGCGAAAGGACCACCCCGGCTTCGGCCGGGGATGGTCCGTTTTAGCGTCCGCCCTCAGCCGTTCTTCTTGGCGAACTGGGCCATGAACGAAGCCAGCGCTTGACAGCCTTCGATCGGAAAAGCGTTGTAGGTGCTGGCGCGGCACCCGCCGACGCTCCTGTGGCCCTTGAGCTCCAACATTCCTTCGGCCTTTGCTTCGGCGACGAAGCTGTCCGTCAAGGAGTCGTCGGCGAGCGTGAAGGCGATGTTCATCCTGCTCTGGCAGTGCCGCTCGGCGTGACCTTTATAGAACCCGCCAGACCCGTCGATCGCGTCGTAGACCACCTTGGCTTTGGCTTCGTTGTTCCGAGCGACGGCCTCCAGTCCGCCGAAGTCCAACCAGTGGCGGAAAACGAGCCCGCAGACGTACATCGACCACGTCGGCGGCGTGTTGTACATCGAGTCGTTGTCGGCCTGCACCTTGTAGTCGAGCATCGGAGGCAGACCGCTCGGCACCCGCTCCAGCATGTCTTTGCGGAGGACGACGATCGTACAGCCCGCCGGCCCGAGGTTCTTTTGGGCCCCGGCGTAGACCATCGCGTATCGGGACATGTCGAACGGGCGGCTGGCGATGCAACTCGACATGTCGCAGATCACGTCGCCTTCAAGCTTCGGATCGGCTAGGAAGTCGACGCCTTGGATCGTCTCGTTGGTCGTGATGTGTGTATAGGCTCTTCCTGGAGAATACGACAGATCACCCAGGTTTGGAACCGTATTGTAATTGGATGCCTTGCCCGTCCAGACGACGTTCGCCTGACCTTCCAGGGCAGCGGCCTGGACCGCTTTCTCGCCCCATGTCCCGGTGACGATGTAGTCGGCAGTCCCACCGTGCAGGAAGTTCTGAGCAAGCATCGTGAACTGCAGGCTCGCGCCACCTTGGAGGAACAAGACCCGGTAGTCGTCCGAAATCGAGCACAACGTGCGAAAATCGGCTTCGGTCTGCTCTGCGATCTGAAGGAACGTCTTGCCACGGTGGCTCATCTCCATGACGCCCATACCGCTTCCGTTCCAGTCCAACATGCCGTCCCTCGCCTTCTCGAGCACCGGGACGGGAAGGACTCCGGGTCCGGCCGAAAAGTTGAACACGCGTTTTGTCGCGATCGCCATGGAGACAGTTTATCCGCCTATCTAGAGGACGATGGCCGGTTTGGGGCCCACTTGTCCTCCCAAGCGGCCTTCCACTTCGTGTGGACGTACCGTGGCACGGTCCAAACCGACTTGGCCGTTTCGGACGGACGCTGCTCTTCGGTGAAGGCCATCGCATATCCGGCGGAACGGGCCGCATGGGCGCACCGCTCATCGAACTTCCCGTTGGGATACGCCAGATATCGTGAGGTCCCGCCGAGTTTTGTTTCCAACTGGGCCTTGGACGCCGTCAGCTCCCGCTTCAGGCCCGCGTCGTCCAGTTTCGAGAGGTCGGCCGGATGCGTGACCGTCTGGCTGGCGACCACGACCAGCCCTTCGTCCGAGAGTTCTTGGAGTTGTCGCCAATCCATCTTGGGGCGGCCCGTCCTCCCCCCGACGAACCCCGTATGGACGAACATGACGGCCGGGATCTTCCTTTTCCGGAGTTCGGGCAAGGCGAACCGATAGAAGCCCAAGTAGTTGTCTGCAAAAGTGAGGAGGACAGCGTTCTTGTCGATCGTCCTAGCCTCCGTCAAGTGCCGATAGAGGTCGTCTACGGTGACGAAGACGGCGCCCTGGCCTTCTAGCCAGTCCAACTGATCGCGAAATTCGTCAGGCGTACAGTCGAACCACAAGCTGGACGCGTTCCTGTGCGGGACAAAGTCGTGGTAGGTCAGGACGATCGTCCGACCCTTGAGGTCGGGAGTGACGTCGGGAAGCGTCGGAGCAGCCCTCCGGGGCTCCTTGCGAGGAACGTCCGGTCGAGACACCGCAGGGGGCGAGTGGACCGGCCGCGTACATCCGGCGAGAAGGACGGCGCCCACGAGCCAGGGCAAGCGGAGGACGCCACTATCCCGGCCGGGCGCACTCTTCATGGCGGAAGCAATCGACAAGATGGTCGTTGACGAGTCCGGCGGCCTGCATGTACGCGTAGACGATCGTCGGGCCGACGAACCCGAACCCCCGCCTCTTCAAGTCCTTGCTGATCGTGGCCGCGAGGGGAGTGACCGCCGGAACCTGATCTAAGGCCGTCCATTTGTTCTGTACAGGTTTGTCGTTCACGAATTTCCACAGATAAGTTGAGAACGATCCGAATTCTCCTGCGACGTCAAGGAAAGCCTTCGCGTTCTTGATCGAAGAACGCACCTTGGCCTGGTTCCGGATGATGCCGGGGTCGGCCACGAGCCGCGCCACGTCGTCCTCGCCATAGGCCGCGACCTGGTCAGCGTCGAAACCTTGGTAGGCAGCGCGATAGCCTTCGCGACGGTTCAAGACGGTCGACCAACTCAGACCGGCCTGGGCCCCCTCGAGGATCAAGAGTTCGAACAGATGGCGGTCGTCCCGGCTCGGGACCCCCCATTCGGTGTCGTGATATTGACGGTAGGCGTCCGAGCCTTCACACCATGAACACCTTTGGACCGCCATGCTCCTCCTAATACGACTTTCGTCGCCGCGTCATCATCGCGACGACAGGCAGCCAGCAGGCGGCGAGCGTGAAGAACGCGACGAGGCCCCATTGGAAGGTGCGCGTGAAGTAGAGGGCGAGTCCGAACGAGACCAGTCCCAACACGGCCATCGTGATCGCGTAGGCACCGTACATCGACCAAAGCGCTTCTAGCTTGCGGCGTTTCGTTGAAGGCACCGGCATGTCCGCAGACTTGAGGACGGATCCGAAGAACACTCCGACGACTCCGAGCACGGCCCAGATCGGATTGAGCAGGGCGCTGATCCCTAGGCCCGCGAGCAGAAGGACCGAACCGGATTGTTTCGCGAGTCGCATGGAGTCCGACATAGCTTTCCTCTTCAACGGTTACGGTCGGACGGTACCTGCGGGTTGCGCAAGGAGCGGACGCAAGAACCGCCCGGTATGGCTGACTTCGACTTCAGACACGTCTTCTGGCGTCCCCATCGCGACGACCGTGCCTCCCCCCGTCCCGCCTTCCGGTCCGAGGTCGACGATCCAGTCCGCCGTCTTGATCACATCGAGGTTGTGCTCGATGACCAAGACGGTGTTGCCTTGGTCCACGAGCCTATGGAGCACTTTCAGCAACCTTCTCACGTCCTCGAAGTGCAAACCTGTGGTCGGTTCGTCGAGGATGTAGATCGTCCGGCCCGTCGACCGTTTGGAGAGTTCCTCGGCAAGCTTGACGCGTTGTGCTTCCCCTCCGGACAACGTCGTGGCGGGCTGGCCCATCCGGATATATCCGAGGCCGACGTCCATCAGCGTGACGAGCTTCCGGTGGATCTTCGGGATCGGCTCAAAGAAGGCGCACGCTTCTTCGATCGTCATTTCGAGAACGTCACTGACGGACTTGCCTTTGTACTTCACGTCCAACGTCTCGCGGTTGTAACGCTTGCCTTTGCAGACCTCGCAAGGGACGTAAACGTCCGGCAGGAAGTGCATCTCGATCTTAATGATCCCGTCGCCCTTGCACGCCTCGCAACGGCCGCCCTTGACGTTAAAACTGAACCGTCCTGCTTTGTAGCCCTTCATCTTGGAATCGGGCGTACGGGCGAAGAGGTCACGGATCATGTCGAACGTGCCCGTATACGTGGCCGGGTTCGACCTCGGGGTCCGGCCGATCGGGGACTGGTCGATATCGATGACTTTGTCGAGCTGCTCGTGCCCGTCCAACGATCGGTGGGGCTCCCAGACGCCCCTGGTGCCGTAGACCTCGTACATGAGGCGGGGGAACAGCGTGTCCTGGATCAAGGTCGACTTGCCGCTTCCGCTCACTCCCGTCACACAGGCGAAAGTCCCCAAGGGGATCAGAAGGTCGACCCCTCTCAGGTTGTTGCCCGTTGCTCCTCTCAGCGTCAGCCAACCGGACGACATGTAGACGGGACGATACCCTTTTTGTCTTCAAGGAGCGAAAGACCGGTACGCATCTTGCACGTTGATCGTGGGCCGGTCATGTAAACTCCTGGAGGCAGAGGCCTGTGGGGGCCTCGACCTTGCTTTATTAGGAGATGACATGCGACCGTCTCGACGGGATTTCTTGATCACCGGCGCCGCTGCCCTCGGCGCTGGGCCGCTGGCCCGGTTCGCTGGAGCCCGAACGGTCCAGCCGCGGATCCAGTTCGTCAACCAGCTTCCGGTCCCTCCGGTCATCGACATGCGGTCAGGCGGGTCTTTGACGATGCGGGTCAAGCGCGCCAAACAGTGGTTCGGAATCAGCCGACCCGGCTCGGTCCGCCCTGGGACGACGATCTACGGCTACGAGGGTCGCTATCCCGGGCCCACGATCCTTGCCCGGCACAACGTGCCGATCGAAGTCAAGTGGGTCAACGAGCTCGTCGACTCGATGGGAATGCCGTTCCCCCATATGTTGCCGATCGACAACACGGTGCACTGGGCTGACCCGTACAAAGACGGATCGAACCGCGCCGTTCCGATCGTTACCCACCTTCACGGCGCCCATACGGCCTCCCAAAGCGACGGCCACCCGGATGCTTGGCACCTGCCGAATCTGGAACGGGTCGGACGCTTGTACTGGCCGACCTACCTCTACGAGAACACGCAAGAATCGGGGACGCTCTGGTACCACGATCACACTCTCGGGATCACGCGCCTCAACGTATTCGCCGGTATGGCGGGCGCCTACTTGTTGACGGACGACAACGAGCAGTACTTGATCGACCATGACATGCTGCCGAAGCCGAAGTACGACGTTCCCTTGCTGATCCAGGACAAGATGTTCGACGCTACCGGACAGTTGTTCTATCCGGCGGACGCTGAAACCGAAGGCGTCCCGTACCCCAGTGTCTTGCCCGAGTTCTTCGGGGACACGATCTGTGTCAACGGCATGGCCTGGCCCGTCTTGGACGTCGAGCCCAGGACGTACCGCTTCCGCGTCATCAACGGCTGTGACTCAAGGTTCCTGCACATCTTCCTTGATCCTCAACAGTTCATGTTCCAGGTCGGTGCGGACCAAGGGTTCTTCAACACCCCCAGTCCTCAGTCCGGAATGCTTCTGGGCCCGGCCGAGCGCGCCGACATCGTCATGGATTTTCGGGGTCAAGAAGGCACGACGATCGTCATGTACAACACGGCGAAGGGGCCTTATCCCTTCGGCGATCCGCCCGATCCCGAGACAGCAGGCCGGATCATGGCGTTCCGGGTCTCCAAGCCTCTGGACCAGAGCGTTCCGATCGCCGAGCTGCCCGAAAACCTTCGACCGGTCCTCGGCCCGGTCCCGGATTTCGGGACCCCTGTCCGCAAGCGCCGCCTGGTCTTGTTCGAACAACTGGACGAATACGGCCGGCTCCTACCGAAACTGGGTACGGCCGAAAACGGCGTGATGGGTTGGAACGACCCCGTGACGGAGACCCCTCGGGTCGGTGACGTCGAAGAATGGGAGATCTTCAATCTGACGGAGGACGCCCATACGGTCCACATCCATCTCGTCGGCTTCTTGCTGAAAAACCGGCAGGAGTTCTCGGCCAAAGCCGATCCACGGAACGGCAAACTCGACATCGTCTACTTCGTCGAAAAGGCGGTCATTCCGGAAACGGGCGAACTCGGGTTCAAAGACACGGTCCACGCCTACCCGGACGACTGCACACGGCTTCTCATGAGGTTCGACAAGCCAGGCGACTACATGTGGCACTGCCACATCGCGTCCCACGAAGACCATGAGATGATGCGGCCGATCACCGTCCTTCCATAACCGGAACGGACGGTGAGAGCGGCCTGCGGGTAAACCCGCGACGTGGGGCACGTCATCGTCTGCGGACTGGGGCAATTGGGGTACCGCATCGCGAACCTGCTGCTTCAGCTCAAGTGCGACGTCGTCATCGTCACTCAGGACACGAGGCAAGAGTTCCTCGACCTCATCACGGCGGCCGGGGCCACGATCGTACACGGTGACGCACGGGCCGACCACGTGTTAGCCCAGGCGCGGCTGGACAAGGCCCGGGCGTTGATCGCCTGCGTCGACGACGACGTGACGAACATCGAAGTCGCCTTGGACG
Coding sequences:
- the serC gene encoding 3-phosphoserine/phosphohydroxythreonine transaminase, coding for MAIATKRVFNFSAGPGVLPVPVLEKARDGMLDWNGSGMGVMEMSHRGKTFLQIAEQTEADFRTLCSISDDYRVLFLQGGASLQFTMLAQNFLHGGTADYIVTGTWGEKAVQAAALEGQANVVWTGKASNYNTVPNLGDLSYSPGRAYTHITTNETIQGVDFLADPKLEGDVICDMSSCIASRPFDMSRYAMVYAGAQKNLGPAGCTIVVLRKDMLERVPSGLPPMLDYKVQADNDSMYNTPPTWSMYVCGLVFRHWLDFGGLEAVARNNEAKAKVVYDAIDGSGGFYKGHAERHCQSRMNIAFTLADDSLTDSFVAEAKAEGMLELKGHRSVGGCRASTYNAFPIEGCQALASFMAQFAKKNG
- a CDS encoding polysaccharide deacetylase family protein translates to MPWLVGAVLLAGCTRPVHSPPAVSRPDVPRKEPRRAAPTLPDVTPDLKGRTIVLTYHDFVPHRNASSLWFDCTPDEFRDQLDWLEGQGAVFVTVDDLYRHLTEARTIDKNAVLLTFADNYLGFYRFALPELRKRKIPAVMFVHTGFVGGRTGRPKMDWRQLQELSDEGLVVVASQTVTHPADLSKLDDAGLKRELTASKAQLETKLGGTSRYLAYPNGKFDERCAHAARSAGYAMAFTEEQRPSETAKSVWTVPRYVHTKWKAAWEDKWAPNRPSSSR
- a CDS encoding DNA-3-methyladenine glycosylase I, which translates into the protein MAVQRCSWCEGSDAYRQYHDTEWGVPSRDDRHLFELLILEGAQAGLSWSTVLNRREGYRAAYQGFDADQVAAYGEDDVARLVADPGIIRNQAKVRSSIKNAKAFLDVAGEFGSFSTYLWKFVNDKPVQNKWTALDQVPAVTPLAATISKDLKRRGFGFVGPTIVYAYMQAAGLVNDHLVDCFRHEECARPG
- a CDS encoding multicopper oxidase domain-containing protein — its product is MRPSRRDFLITGAAALGAGPLARFAGARTVQPRIQFVNQLPVPPVIDMRSGGSLTMRVKRAKQWFGISRPGSVRPGTTIYGYEGRYPGPTILARHNVPIEVKWVNELVDSMGMPFPHMLPIDNTVHWADPYKDGSNRAVPIVTHLHGAHTASQSDGHPDAWHLPNLERVGRLYWPTYLYENTQESGTLWYHDHTLGITRLNVFAGMAGAYLLTDDNEQYLIDHDMLPKPKYDVPLLIQDKMFDATGQLFYPADAETEGVPYPSVLPEFFGDTICVNGMAWPVLDVEPRTYRFRVINGCDSRFLHIFLDPQQFMFQVGADQGFFNTPSPQSGMLLGPAERADIVMDFRGQEGTTIVMYNTAKGPYPFGDPPDPETAGRIMAFRVSKPLDQSVPIAELPENLRPVLGPVPDFGTPVRKRRLVLFEQLDEYGRLLPKLGTAENGVMGWNDPVTETPRVGDVEEWEIFNLTEDAHTVHIHLVGFLLKNRQEFSAKADPRNGKLDIVYFVEKAVIPETGELGFKDTVHAYPDDCTRLLMRFDKPGDYMWHCHIASHEDHEMMRPITVLP